The proteins below are encoded in one region of Scatophagus argus isolate fScaArg1 chromosome 24, fScaArg1.pri, whole genome shotgun sequence:
- the LOC124055432 gene encoding gamma-aminobutyric acid receptor subunit gamma-3-like isoform X3, whose protein sequence is MEYQIDIIFAQTWVDTRLRYNSSSSMPTLTLNSNMVGLIWLPDTIFRNSKNADSHWITTPNQLLRIRNNGTILYTLRMTINAECQLQLHNFPMDEHSCPLVFSSYGYPRDEIVYKWGQNSVATSDQKYWRLYQFDFMGLRNTTDVLTTTAGDYVLMTVYFDLSRRMGYFTIQTYIPCILTVVLSWVSFWIKSDATPARTALGITTVLTMTTLSTVARNSLPRVSYVTAMDLFVTVCFLFVFAAMIEYAMLNYYSYSVRRPPPKTRRMAYSSFNMAHAPRPMMPMGNSLFWHDYEDNCLYECLDGKDCTSFFCCYEECKEGGWKKGRIHVNIRELDSYSRVFFPTSFLLFNIVYWVSYLYL, encoded by the exons GAGTACCAGATTGATATTATCTTCGCCCAGACCTGGGTGGACACCCGTCTGCGGtataacagcagcagcagcatgccGACTCTAACCCTCAACAG CAATATGGTCGGCTTGATCTGGCTGCCTGACACCATCTTCAGGAATTCCAAGAATGCTGACTCTCACTGGATAACAACGCCCAATCAGCTGCTCCGGATCAGGAACAATGGGACAATACTTTACACGCTGAG GATGACCATCAATGCGGAATGCCAGCTGCAACTCCATAATTTCCCAATGGACGAACACTCCTGTCCTCTCGTCTTCTCCAGCT ATGGATACCCGCGAGATGAGATTGTGTACAAGTGGGGACAAAACTCCGTGGCCACTTCAGACCAGAAGTACTGGAGGCTGTATCAGTTTGATTTCATGGGGCTCAGGAACACCACAGATGTGCTCACGACAACAGCAG gCGACTATGTGTTGATGACAGTTTACTTTGACCTCAGCAGAAGGATGGGCTACTTCACCATCCAGACCTACATCCCCTGTATCCTGACTGTGGTCCTCTCCTGGGTCTCCTTTTGGATCAAGAGCGACGCCACGCCTGCAAGGACGGCCCTAG GCATCACCACAGTGTTGACCATGACCACCCTGAGCACGGTGGCTAGGAACTCGCTACCCAGAGTGTCCTACGTGACAGCCATGGACCTgtttgtcactgtctgcttccTGTTCGTCTTTGCCGCCATGATCGAATATGCCATGCTCAACTACTACTCCTACAGTGTACGCAGGCCTCCTCCCAAGACACGGCGAATG GCATACTCGTCCTTCAACATGGCACACGCCCCACGGCCCATGATGCCAATGGGCAACTCCTTATTCTGGCACGACTATGAAGACAACTGTCTGTATGAGTGCCTGGACGGGAAAGACTGCACAAGCTTCTTCTGCTGCTATGAGGAGTGTAAAGAGGGCGGCTGGAAGAAAGGACGCATCCACGTCAACATCCGCGAGTTAGATTCCTACTCCCGGGTTTTCTTCCCCACCTCCTTCTTGCTCTTCAACATTGTCTACTGGGTCAGCTACCTGTACCTCTAG
- the LOC124055432 gene encoding gamma-aminobutyric acid receptor subunit gamma-3-like isoform X4, which translates to MPTLTLNSNMVGLIWLPDTIFRNSKNADSHWITTPNQLLRIRNNGTILYTLRMTINAECQLQLHNFPMDEHSCPLVFSSYGYPRDEIVYKWGQNSVATSDQKYWRLYQFDFMGLRNTTDVLTTTAGDYVLMTVYFDLSRRMGYFTIQTYIPCILTVVLSWVSFWIKSDATPARTALGITTVLTMTTLSTVARNSLPRVSYVTAMDLFVTVCFLFVFAAMIEYAMLNYYSYSVRRPPPKTRRMAYSSFNMAHAPRPMMPMGNSLFWHDYEDNCLYECLDGKDCTSFFCCYEECKEGGWKKGRIHVNIRELDSYSRVFFPTSFLLFNIVYWVSYLYL; encoded by the exons atgccGACTCTAACCCTCAACAG CAATATGGTCGGCTTGATCTGGCTGCCTGACACCATCTTCAGGAATTCCAAGAATGCTGACTCTCACTGGATAACAACGCCCAATCAGCTGCTCCGGATCAGGAACAATGGGACAATACTTTACACGCTGAG GATGACCATCAATGCGGAATGCCAGCTGCAACTCCATAATTTCCCAATGGACGAACACTCCTGTCCTCTCGTCTTCTCCAGCT ATGGATACCCGCGAGATGAGATTGTGTACAAGTGGGGACAAAACTCCGTGGCCACTTCAGACCAGAAGTACTGGAGGCTGTATCAGTTTGATTTCATGGGGCTCAGGAACACCACAGATGTGCTCACGACAACAGCAG gCGACTATGTGTTGATGACAGTTTACTTTGACCTCAGCAGAAGGATGGGCTACTTCACCATCCAGACCTACATCCCCTGTATCCTGACTGTGGTCCTCTCCTGGGTCTCCTTTTGGATCAAGAGCGACGCCACGCCTGCAAGGACGGCCCTAG GCATCACCACAGTGTTGACCATGACCACCCTGAGCACGGTGGCTAGGAACTCGCTACCCAGAGTGTCCTACGTGACAGCCATGGACCTgtttgtcactgtctgcttccTGTTCGTCTTTGCCGCCATGATCGAATATGCCATGCTCAACTACTACTCCTACAGTGTACGCAGGCCTCCTCCCAAGACACGGCGAATG GCATACTCGTCCTTCAACATGGCACACGCCCCACGGCCCATGATGCCAATGGGCAACTCCTTATTCTGGCACGACTATGAAGACAACTGTCTGTATGAGTGCCTGGACGGGAAAGACTGCACAAGCTTCTTCTGCTGCTATGAGGAGTGTAAAGAGGGCGGCTGGAAGAAAGGACGCATCCACGTCAACATCCGCGAGTTAGATTCCTACTCCCGGGTTTTCTTCCCCACCTCCTTCTTGCTCTTCAACATTGTCTACTGGGTCAGCTACCTGTACCTCTAG